The following are encoded together in the Pedobacter sp. D749 genome:
- a CDS encoding bifunctional 2-polyprenyl-6-hydroxyphenol methylase/3-demethylubiquinol 3-O-methyltransferase UbiG produces the protein MQRKWFQYWFNSPYYHILYQQRNDAEAEFFIDKLTDYLHPKAGAKMLDIACGKGRHSIYLNKKGFDVTGIDLSEQSIKYAKQFENSKLHFLVHDMRRLFYINYFDVALNLFTSFGYFDTEKDHVNALKTFRKCLTADGILVLDYFNTEKIIRNLNSCETKSLDGITFHITKNVIDGKIIKKINFEDKQKVYHFEERVQAFSFEDFERMLSKAGMVIEKMFGNYDLADFDENNSDRLILICKKA, from the coding sequence ATGCAGCGCAAGTGGTTTCAATATTGGTTTAATTCGCCATATTATCATATTCTTTACCAACAACGAAATGATGCTGAAGCTGAATTCTTCATAGATAAACTCACGGATTACCTTCATCCAAAAGCCGGTGCTAAAATGCTCGATATTGCCTGTGGAAAAGGCCGGCATTCTATTTATCTGAATAAAAAAGGCTTTGATGTTACAGGAATAGATTTATCAGAACAAAGCATAAAATATGCCAAGCAATTCGAAAACAGCAAATTACACTTCCTTGTTCACGATATGCGGAGGCTTTTTTACATCAATTATTTTGATGTAGCTTTAAACTTGTTTACCAGTTTTGGTTATTTTGATACAGAAAAAGACCACGTAAATGCGCTTAAAACTTTTCGTAAATGTTTAACCGCAGATGGGATTTTGGTGCTTGATTATTTTAACACGGAGAAGATTATCCGCAATTTAAATTCCTGTGAAACAAAATCATTAGATGGTATCACTTTTCACATTACCAAAAATGTTATCGATGGGAAAATTATTAAAAAGATAAATTTCGAAGACAAGCAAAAAGTGTATCATTTCGAAGAGCGGGTACAGGCATTTAGCTTTGAAGATTTCGAACGGATGTTGAGCAAAGCGGGGATGGTTATCGAAAAGATGTTTGGCAATTATGACTTAGCTGATTTTGACGAAAACAACTCAGACCGATTAATTTTAATCTGTAAAAAAGCATGA
- a CDS encoding phosphatase PAP2 family protein, with amino-acid sequence MIESIQQFDVELFLKIHRGLSNGFFDWLMPLMRNRFFWSPLYLFIVVFCIRQYKKQGYYIIGMALFTFAMGDLIASRVIKPWVSRVRPCNDLSLSNDIIHRVPCGSGLSFPSAHATNHFAIAVFLICIFYSRWKPILPIGLIWAFIISFAQVYVGVHYPVDVTTGALLGITIGMICSKIFKKLQPDF; translated from the coding sequence ATGATAGAAAGCATACAGCAATTTGATGTAGAATTGTTCTTGAAAATCCACCGCGGACTTTCAAACGGCTTTTTTGATTGGCTGATGCCTTTAATGCGCAACCGTTTTTTCTGGTCGCCACTTTACCTTTTTATTGTTGTTTTTTGCATCAGGCAATACAAAAAACAAGGTTATTATATCATTGGAATGGCGTTATTTACCTTTGCCATGGGTGATTTAATTGCCTCCAGGGTTATAAAGCCCTGGGTATCACGTGTGAGGCCTTGCAATGATTTAAGTTTATCAAACGACATTATCCATCGCGTACCTTGTGGAAGTGGTTTAAGTTTCCCATCGGCTCACGCTACCAATCATTTTGCTATAGCTGTTTTTTTAATCTGCATTTTTTACAGCAGATGGAAACCTATTTTACCTATTGGCCTGATTTGGGCGTTTATTATCAGTTTTGCTCAGGTATATGTTGGCGTTCATTACCCTGTCGATGTAACAACCGGCGCCTTATTAGGAATCACAATTGGCATGATTTGTTCGAAAATATTTAAAAAATTACAACCTGATTTTTAA
- a CDS encoding ZIP family metal transporter codes for MEIWKLCVLFFCAFLGGTAIFLVKSDKSKLLKLILSFSGAYLFAITVLHLIPDAYSGPDKTEIGIFILIGFLLQIFLEQFSEGVEHGHIHKHHDGHVFPFGIMISLCLHAFLEGMPLAKEQHNELIFGISLHHIPAAFALASILMQNHYKKGSIVFYLIVFAIMAPLGFYVSVGLSNGTIGGLDAYFNKIMGIVIGIFLHISTTILFESSADHKINTRKMIAVLLGIGVALIGFFAGH; via the coding sequence ATGGAAATCTGGAAACTCTGCGTACTCTTTTTCTGTGCCTTTTTAGGCGGAACGGCTATCTTTTTGGTTAAAAGTGATAAATCTAAATTACTTAAACTGATTTTATCTTTCAGTGGCGCCTATTTATTTGCCATTACGGTTTTACATTTAATTCCAGATGCCTACAGCGGACCTGATAAAACTGAAATTGGTATATTCATACTGATTGGTTTCCTTTTGCAGATCTTCTTAGAGCAATTTTCAGAAGGTGTAGAACATGGCCATATCCATAAACATCATGACGGGCATGTTTTCCCTTTCGGGATTATGATCAGTTTGTGTTTACATGCCTTTTTAGAAGGGATGCCGCTGGCAAAAGAGCAGCATAATGAATTGATTTTTGGTATTTCGCTACACCATATTCCTGCAGCATTTGCATTGGCGAGTATATTAATGCAAAACCATTATAAGAAAGGCAGCATTGTATTTTACCTGATTGTTTTTGCGATTATGGCACCCCTTGGCTTTTATGTAAGCGTTGGTTTAAGTAACGGTACTATTGGTGGCCTTGATGCTTATTTCAATAAAATTATGGGCATTGTGATTGGTATTTTCTTACACATTTCTACCACCATCTTATTTGAATCGAGTGCCGATCATAAAATCAATACCCGCAAAATGATTGCCGTTTTATTGGGCATTGGTGTAGCATTGATTGGTTTCTTTGCCGGACACTAA
- a CDS encoding Uma2 family endonuclease, with amino-acid sequence MDEIVNEPVVAYQKRHYTVEEYLEMEKVSTEKHEYFQGEIFTMSGAGDNHNEIFSNVFIEIGNKLKGKPCRPYGIDKRMNIPENTLFTYPDISIYCNGLTHSDVDEDTSILPTVIVEILSPSTQNYDRGKKFMLYKDIPSLKEYIMIDSQSILVEAYYIDHEQNWVLNKHEELTDVLSFVSMGFDVALSDIYYYVTF; translated from the coding sequence ATGGATGAGATTGTAAATGAACCTGTTGTGGCCTATCAAAAAAGGCACTATACTGTTGAAGAATACCTGGAGATGGAAAAGGTATCAACAGAAAAACATGAATATTTTCAGGGAGAGATATTTACAATGTCTGGTGCTGGCGATAACCACAATGAGATTTTCAGTAATGTTTTTATAGAAATAGGCAACAAACTTAAAGGTAAGCCATGCAGACCCTATGGAATTGATAAACGAATGAATATTCCCGAAAATACATTATTCACCTATCCTGATATTTCCATTTATTGCAATGGTTTAACGCATAGTGATGTTGACGAAGACACCTCAATTTTACCAACTGTAATCGTCGAAATCCTTTCGCCATCAACCCAAAATTACGATAGAGGCAAAAAGTTTATGCTTTATAAAGATATTCCTTCATTAAAAGAATATATTATGATCGATTCGCAATCTATTTTGGTTGAAGCTTATTACATTGATCATGAGCAAAATTGGGTACTCAATAAACATGAAGAACTTACTGATGTGCTAAGTTTTGTTTCGATGGGGTTCGATGTAGCGCTAAGCGATATTTATTATTATGTTACCTTTTGA
- a CDS encoding Uma2 family endonuclease, which produces MDEIVNEPVVAYQKRHYTVEEYLEMEKASTEKHEYFLGEIFAMSGAGFNHNLIFSNVFGVLAHKLKGSKCIPFGSDMRMNVPENTLFTYPDISIYCNEIKHLNEDEDTILQPTVIIEILSPSTKNYDKGKKFNLYKDIPSLKEYIMIDSESVSVEAYYIDEEKNWVLNQQKELSEALTFVSMGFNVALNDIYYYVTF; this is translated from the coding sequence ATGGATGAGATTGTAAATGAACCTGTTGTAGCCTATCAAAAAAGGCATTACACTGTTGAAGAATACCTGGAGATGGAAAAAGCATCAACAGAAAAGCATGAATATTTTCTGGGAGAGATATTCGCCATGTCTGGTGCTGGCTTTAACCATAATCTTATCTTTTCAAATGTTTTCGGGGTTCTTGCTCATAAACTAAAAGGATCTAAATGTATTCCGTTTGGCAGCGATATGAGAATGAATGTCCCAGAAAATACGCTATTTACTTATCCTGATATTTCCATTTATTGCAACGAAATTAAACATTTAAATGAAGATGAAGACACTATTTTGCAGCCAACTGTCATCATCGAAATCCTTTCGCCTTCAACCAAAAATTATGATAAAGGCAAGAAGTTTAACCTCTATAAAGATATTCCTTCGTTAAAAGAATACATCATGATCGATTCGGAATCGGTCTCGGTAGAGGCTTATTATATCGATGAAGAAAAGAATTGGGTGCTCAATCAACAGAAAGAGCTTTCTGAGGCATTAACCTTTGTTTCGATGGGGTTCAATGTAGCGCTAAATGATATTTATTATTATGTTACCTTTTGA
- a CDS encoding Uma2 family endonuclease yields MENIVDEPAVAYQKRRYTVEEYLEMEKEATVKHEYYQGEIFAMSGAGDNHNWLFSNIFLAVGGKLKGKSCHIFGSDKRMNIPENSLFTYPDISIYCNDIKHIDIDEDTSILPTVIVEILSPSTKNYDRGKKFMLYKDIPSLKEYIMIDSESVWIQAFYIDDENNWKLNEHKEISDTLTLISMGFEVALSDIYDHVRLNKDK; encoded by the coding sequence ATGGAAAATATTGTAGATGAACCAGCAGTAGCCTATCAAAAAAGGCGTTATACTGTTGAAGAATATCTGGAGATGGAAAAAGAAGCGACAGTTAAACATGAATATTACCAAGGTGAGATATTTGCGATGTCTGGAGCCGGAGATAATCATAATTGGCTGTTTTCTAATATTTTTTTAGCAGTTGGCGGCAAATTAAAAGGGAAGTCATGCCACATTTTTGGAAGTGATAAGCGGATGAACATTCCCGAGAATAGCTTATTCACCTATCCGGATATTTCTATCTACTGTAACGATATAAAACATATTGATATTGATGAAGACACCTCAATTTTACCAACAGTAATCGTCGAAATCCTTTCGCCTTCGACAAAAAATTACGATAGAGGCAAAAAGTTTATGCTGTATAAAGATATTCCTTCGTTAAAAGAATACATTATGATCGATTCAGAATCGGTTTGGATCCAGGCCTTTTATATTGATGATGAAAATAACTGGAAACTTAACGAGCACAAGGAGATTTCTGATACCCTAACCCTAATTTCAATGGGATTTGAAGTGGCTTTAAGCGATATTTATGATCACGTTCGCCTTAATAAGGATAAATGA
- a CDS encoding DUF5522 domain-containing protein, translating to MLKEGEDFYFNEDRLMVFTEAYHLKRGYCCKNKCKHCPWAYGKKKEKK from the coding sequence ATGTTAAAAGAAGGCGAAGATTTTTACTTTAACGAAGATAGACTGATGGTTTTTACTGAAGCCTACCATTTAAAACGTGGTTATTGCTGTAAAAATAAGTGCAAACACTGCCCTTGGGCTTATGGCAAAAAGAAAGAAAAGAAGTAG
- a CDS encoding exonuclease, with protein sequence MILEDFIAITPTGLYCVYGDFYLDPQQPVNEAVVSHAHGDHAIGGSQNVYCTAATATFMKHRYRKFAAVDFFTKSYHESFKIKEVTITFYSAGHILGSAQVLMEYKGVKYLYTGDYKIEPDNSCEPFEFVEADVLITESTFANPETKHPSPVDEIKKLNETSANIMLGSYALGKSQRIIQLLNEYCPTKNIMVHHSIMPFVKIYEDYGIKVGNYKMYDRKVMKNNQEHQVYIVPPMVFHSYHKAINVVRAFASGWKNLQQQNGISLYISDHADWDAILETIEKVKPKQVWTLHGDGKQLKDYFRNKLEVKILNG encoded by the coding sequence ATGATTTTAGAAGACTTCATTGCCATTACGCCAACGGGTTTATACTGTGTTTACGGCGATTTTTACCTGGATCCACAACAACCGGTAAATGAAGCGGTGGTTTCACATGCCCATGGCGATCATGCCATTGGTGGAAGCCAGAATGTATATTGTACTGCTGCTACTGCAACTTTTATGAAACACCGTTACCGGAAATTTGCCGCGGTTGATTTTTTCACCAAAAGTTATCATGAATCCTTCAAAATAAAAGAAGTTACGATTACTTTTTATTCTGCCGGACATATTTTGGGCTCTGCACAGGTTTTAATGGAATACAAAGGGGTAAAGTATCTTTATACAGGTGATTATAAGATTGAACCGGACAATAGCTGTGAGCCTTTTGAATTTGTAGAAGCAGATGTTTTAATTACAGAAAGTACCTTTGCTAATCCGGAAACCAAACATCCTTCACCAGTAGATGAAATTAAAAAGCTGAATGAAACCAGCGCGAATATTATGCTTGGTTCTTATGCATTGGGCAAAAGCCAGCGGATAATACAATTGCTCAATGAGTATTGCCCCACGAAGAATATTATGGTTCACCACAGTATTATGCCTTTTGTTAAAATCTATGAGGACTATGGTATAAAAGTAGGAAATTACAAAATGTACGATAGAAAGGTGATGAAAAATAATCAGGAACATCAGGTTTATATTGTGCCGCCGATGGTTTTTCACAGTTACCATAAGGCAATAAATGTAGTACGTGCCTTTGCTTCCGGATGGAAGAACCTGCAGCAACAAAACGGGATTTCACTTTATATTTCTGATCATGCCGATTGGGATGCAATTTTAGAAACCATAGAAAAAGTTAAACCAAAACAAGTATGGACTTTACATGGTGATGGTAAACAGCTTAAAGATTATTTTAGAAATAAACTGGAAGTTAAAATACTCAATGGTTAA
- the coaE gene encoding dephospho-CoA kinase (Dephospho-CoA kinase (CoaE) performs the final step in coenzyme A biosynthesis.) has protein sequence MYKVGITGGIGSGKTTACKVFEVLGIPVFYADTVAKEIMCEDVLLVAGIKSAFGNESYFEDGKLNNKHIAGIVFNNEEALAKLNALVHPAVFRAFDAWEETIPSNTPYTLKEAALLFESGSYKMCDTTILVTAPYEIKLKRVMQRDGVSAEQVKARMDKQLSDEEKSKMANHFIANDEQQSIIGQVLALHQGFLKAAVALKSTNV, from the coding sequence ATGTATAAAGTAGGTATAACAGGTGGTATAGGCAGTGGTAAAACAACGGCCTGCAAAGTTTTTGAAGTATTGGGGATTCCGGTGTTTTACGCTGATACCGTTGCTAAGGAAATTATGTGTGAAGATGTTTTATTGGTTGCAGGAATCAAATCTGCTTTCGGAAATGAAAGTTATTTTGAAGATGGAAAACTGAACAACAAACATATTGCCGGCATTGTTTTTAATAACGAAGAGGCGTTGGCAAAATTAAATGCATTAGTTCATCCGGCTGTTTTTAGGGCATTTGATGCCTGGGAAGAAACCATACCGTCAAATACACCTTATACACTTAAAGAGGCTGCCTTGCTTTTCGAAAGTGGTTCTTATAAGATGTGCGATACTACTATCCTGGTTACTGCACCCTATGAAATTAAATTGAAAAGGGTAATGCAACGCGACGGTGTTTCTGCAGAACAGGTCAAAGCCCGTATGGACAAACAATTAAGCGACGAAGAAAAATCGAAAATGGCTAATCATTTCATTGCTAATGATGAACAGCAATCAATAATCGGGCAGGTTTTAGCTTTACACCAGGGATTTTTAAAGGCTGCGGTGGCTCTTAAAAGCACCAATGTATAA
- a CDS encoding YbbR-like domain-containing protein, which produces MPFIRLTKIEKRRVFSLLACLMLAIAAWLFMALNNKYIYVAKTVLVFKNTPTKRAFYPLQSDTIDLQVEGTGWQLLFARLRISPPSVSVSLSQLNTKDFVVFSDQLFNINRQLESTQKVISVKPDTLYFDFTKRVVKKVPVKLIDKLSFEKQYGISSEIILNPKYVKVAGPLEELSKIEFWPTDTLKQDKIQSSSTTRVALQHSIHKNVSIYPSSVEVKVPVDEFTEKTIEVPLKITNNRSYNSIKLYPKKVKVTFLVALSNYDQVDESFITATIDVDEWQNLGHRRFTVKITEFPDYCKLVSVSPSKIDFIVDK; this is translated from the coding sequence ATGCCCTTCATCAGGTTAACGAAGATTGAAAAAAGACGTGTGTTTAGCTTATTGGCCTGCTTGATGCTGGCTATAGCTGCATGGCTTTTTATGGCATTAAACAACAAGTATATTTATGTAGCAAAGACTGTATTGGTTTTTAAAAATACCCCTACCAAAAGAGCATTTTACCCTTTACAATCAGATACTATAGATTTACAGGTAGAAGGTACAGGCTGGCAGCTCCTGTTTGCCCGTTTAAGGATCAGTCCGCCTTCTGTTTCTGTTAGTCTGAGTCAGCTGAATACCAAAGACTTTGTCGTTTTCTCCGATCAGCTTTTTAATATCAACAGGCAGTTAGAAAGTACACAAAAAGTAATTTCTGTTAAGCCCGATACCCTTTATTTTGATTTTACTAAACGTGTAGTTAAAAAAGTTCCGGTAAAACTGATTGATAAACTCAGTTTCGAAAAACAATATGGCATTTCGAGCGAGATTATCCTTAACCCAAAATATGTTAAGGTGGCTGGCCCGCTGGAAGAACTTTCAAAAATAGAATTTTGGCCAACTGATACGCTTAAACAAGATAAAATACAGAGCAGCAGTACAACCAGGGTAGCCTTACAGCACAGTATCCACAAAAATGTTAGCATCTATCCATCCTCTGTAGAGGTTAAAGTCCCTGTAGACGAATTTACTGAAAAAACCATTGAGGTCCCTTTAAAAATTACCAATAACCGAAGTTATAACAGTATTAAACTTTATCCTAAAAAAGTTAAAGTTACCTTTTTAGTGGCTTTAAGCAATTATGACCAGGTTGATGAAAGTTTTATTACCGCAACTATTGATGTTGATGAATGGCAAAATTTAGGGCATCGCCGCTTTACGGTCAAGATAACCGAATTTCCAGATTATTGTAAGTTGGTAAGCGTAAGCCCTTCAAAAATAGATTTCATTGTAGACAAATAA
- the yajC gene encoding preprotein translocase subunit YajC, whose product MTSTVILQAAGGFDPRQLIMFGAIALVFYFFMIRPQLKKAKDHKKLISELKKGDKIVTTAGIHGRIADMNDTTFLIEVEGGVKIRFDKSAVSLDATKATVTPAAPKA is encoded by the coding sequence ATGACATCAACAGTAATTTTACAGGCAGCAGGCGGATTTGATCCAAGACAATTAATCATGTTTGGAGCGATTGCACTGGTATTCTACTTTTTTATGATCCGTCCTCAGCTTAAAAAAGCCAAAGACCATAAAAAATTAATCAGTGAACTGAAAAAAGGTGATAAAATTGTAACTACAGCAGGTATTCACGGCCGTATAGCCGATATGAATGACACAACTTTTTTAATCGAGGTTGAAGGTGGTGTAAAAATCCGTTTCGATAAATCGGCAGTTTCTTTAGATGCAACAAAAGCAACAGTAACTCCGGCTGCACCTAAAGCTTAA
- a CDS encoding DUF1573 domain-containing protein, translating into MKRTFILAIAALSFVACRNANNQTSETASAVSVGNDTSKTAKVAPADAPVIVFERDIFDFSKITQGEKVKHDFKFKNTGKSPLIVSNATATCGCTVPQVPGEPILPGKEGIISVVFNSEGKMGMQDKVVTITSNANPTVTTVHLVGEVLAKK; encoded by the coding sequence ATGAAAAGAACATTTATTCTGGCTATTGCTGCACTTTCTTTTGTAGCATGCCGTAATGCAAATAATCAAACCAGCGAAACTGCTTCAGCTGTTTCAGTTGGCAATGATACCTCAAAAACAGCTAAAGTTGCTCCGGCAGATGCACCTGTTATTGTTTTCGAACGCGATATTTTCGATTTCAGTAAAATAACACAAGGTGAAAAAGTTAAGCACGATTTCAAATTTAAAAATACAGGCAAAAGTCCACTCATCGTTTCAAATGCAACGGCAACTTGTGGCTGTACTGTTCCGCAGGTACCAGGCGAACCTATTTTACCAGGTAAAGAAGGTATAATTAGTGTGGTTTTTAATAGCGAAGGCAAAATGGGCATGCAAGATAAGGTAGTAACCATCACTTCAAATGCAAACCCAACGGTAACCACAGTTCATTTAGTGGGAGAGGTGCTTGCTAAAAAATAA
- the nusB gene encoding transcription antitermination factor NusB, with product MLNRRHLRIKALQNIFAWHMADKKDIKGDLKTLMQSIDSVYEMYIWMLSLMVEVTEFTANDAAERANKFIKTAEDINPNMKLLNNKFSVLMQQNPEYVSAIKKYKVDWGFDPEIRKTVYNSLKASKEYADYLADPNESLESSKDIIKYIFRKIILKNQAIIQVFEEKFINWQVDHEVMKGMVAKTLKNFTSDDPFKNKLTEISADWVEDSKFVQDLFVHTLQNDAKYQEMIADRTKNWESERIALMDTILMKMAICELLNFPSIPVKVTINEYLELSKDYSTPKSNSFINGILDKILGDLKKNNTIKKIGRGLIED from the coding sequence ATGTTAAACAGAAGGCACTTAAGAATCAAAGCTTTGCAAAATATTTTTGCATGGCACATGGCAGACAAAAAAGACATTAAAGGTGATTTAAAAACTTTAATGCAGAGCATCGATAGCGTGTACGAAATGTACATCTGGATGTTATCTTTAATGGTAGAAGTTACCGAATTTACTGCTAACGACGCTGCAGAGCGCGCAAATAAGTTTATTAAAACTGCAGAGGATATTAATCCTAACATGAAATTGCTAAACAATAAGTTTAGCGTTTTAATGCAGCAAAATCCAGAGTATGTTTCTGCAATTAAAAAATACAAGGTAGATTGGGGTTTCGATCCGGAAATCCGTAAAACCGTTTACAATTCTTTAAAAGCATCAAAAGAATATGCCGATTACCTTGCAGATCCGAACGAAAGTTTAGAGTCATCAAAAGATATCATCAAATACATTTTCCGTAAAATCATCTTAAAAAACCAGGCTATTATTCAGGTTTTTGAAGAGAAATTTATCAACTGGCAAGTAGATCACGAAGTGATGAAAGGTATGGTTGCCAAAACCTTGAAAAACTTCACTTCTGATGACCCATTCAAAAATAAATTGACCGAAATTAGTGCAGACTGGGTAGAAGACAGCAAATTTGTTCAGGATCTTTTTGTACATACTTTGCAGAACGATGCAAAATATCAGGAAATGATTGCCGATAGAACCAAAAACTGGGAATCAGAACGTATTGCATTAATGGATACCATTTTGATGAAAATGGCCATTTGCGAGCTGCTAAATTTCCCATCTATTCCGGTTAAAGTAACCATTAACGAATATTTAGAGTTGTCAAAAGATTACAGTACACCGAAGAGTAATTCGTTTATTAACGGTATTTTAGACAAAATTTTAGGCGATCTTAAGAAAAATAACACCATTAAAAAGATTGGCCGCGGATTAATCGAAGATTAA
- a CDS encoding Glu/Leu/Phe/Val dehydrogenase: MPANSPSDSSILDQLSVYGHKKLVFCNDPDTGLKAIIAIHDTTLGPALGGTRMWSYSTEGEALQDALRLSRGMTYKAAITGLNLGGGKGVIIGDSRKDKTETLMRSYGRFIKNLNGEFITAEEMGTNTRDMEYIRMETNYVTGVPESIGGAGNPAPFTAQGVYLGIKASVKEVFGTDMLAGRTIVVQGIGNVGEHLVALLRKENAEVLISDINQEQLTYVARKYKAKPIEADKIFTTDADVYAPCAMGATVNNKTIEKMKFAIIAGSANNQLKDEVLDSELLLKKGILFAPDYLINAGGLISCYSELTGFGKKRTVQLTDNIYDATRSVIKLSKTENISTNIAANRIAEKRIADVKKIKSSY; this comes from the coding sequence ATGCCAGCAAATTCTCCGTCAGATTCATCAATTTTAGATCAGTTAAGTGTCTATGGGCACAAAAAATTGGTTTTTTGTAATGATCCAGATACAGGTTTAAAAGCAATTATTGCAATACACGATACCACGTTGGGTCCCGCTTTAGGCGGAACACGCATGTGGAGTTATAGTACCGAAGGCGAAGCATTACAAGATGCGCTGCGATTATCACGCGGAATGACTTACAAGGCAGCGATAACAGGGTTAAACCTGGGCGGAGGAAAAGGCGTAATTATTGGCGATTCCAGAAAAGACAAAACAGAAACTTTAATGCGTAGCTATGGCAGGTTTATTAAAAACCTAAATGGCGAATTTATTACTGCAGAAGAAATGGGGACCAATACACGCGATATGGAATATATCCGTATGGAAACCAATTATGTTACTGGTGTTCCCGAGTCAATCGGTGGAGCAGGGAACCCGGCTCCTTTTACTGCTCAAGGTGTTTATTTAGGCATTAAAGCCAGTGTTAAAGAGGTATTTGGTACAGATATGCTTGCCGGGAGAACCATTGTAGTACAAGGCATCGGAAATGTTGGTGAACACCTGGTTGCCCTTTTAAGAAAAGAAAATGCCGAAGTTTTGATCAGCGATATTAACCAGGAACAATTAACTTATGTTGCCCGTAAATATAAAGCGAAACCGATAGAGGCCGATAAAATTTTCACCACTGATGCCGATGTTTATGCCCCATGTGCAATGGGTGCTACCGTTAATAACAAAACCATCGAAAAAATGAAATTTGCAATTATTGCAGGTTCAGCAAACAACCAGTTAAAGGATGAGGTTTTAGATAGCGAATTGCTTTTGAAGAAAGGAATTTTATTCGCACCTGATTACCTGATTAATGCAGGCGGATTAATTTCCTGTTATTCGGAGTTAACTGGTTTTGGTAAAAAACGTACTGTACAGCTTACGGATAATATTTACGATGCTACACGCAGTGTAATTAAATTAAGTAAAACCGAAAACATATCAACAAATATTGCTGCCAATCGCATTGCCGAGAAACGGATTGCAGATGTTAAAAAAATTAAATCGTCATATTAA